DNA from Gemmatimonadaceae bacterium:
GCGCGGCGCGGCCTCCCTGCAACAGGCCGCCATCGGGACCACGGTGGGCGTCGCGCGCGCCGAGGCGGCGCTCGCGCAGGCGGCGAGCGGTGCGCCGCTGGAGCAGCGCGACCTCGTGGTGACCCGCGTGCCGTATGCGGGGGGCACCATGGCGGGGGCGGCGCGCGCTCCGCGTGCGTCGCAGCTCGACCGCGTGGACGTCGTGGTCCCGGTGGCCGGTGGCGGGCGCGTGCATCTCACGCGACTGGTACGGCGCGCGCCGGAGACGCGATGAGGGGTCGCTCGGGTTCTGGCGCCGCGCCCCCCCGCGCAGGCTTCACGCTGGTGGAGCTCATGATCGCCCTGACGCTCACGGCCATCGCAGCGACCATCGCGGGGACGGCGGTGAGCGCCGCCCGTCGCACGGAACAGGTGGTGCTGACGCATCGCCACGGCGAGGAGGCCGATCTGCGTGCGCGCGCGCTCCTGCAGGACATGCTGCGCCACGCACCAGCTGCCGCACTCGCCGATGCCCCGCTGCTGGCGGTGCGCGGCACGCCCGACGATCCCACGCTGGTCTTTCTCTCGCGCGGTGTCACGGCGCCGTTCGGCACCGGCGTGATCTGGCAGGTCACCGTGCAGCGCCTTGGCGATTCGCTGCGCGTGGACGCGGTGCCCACGCGGGACACGGGCGCCCCGTCGCTGCGCATGGCCGTCGGGGGCATCACCAGCTTTCAGGTGCGCGCGCTGGAACCGGCCACCGCGCTCGATGCCGCGCGGTGGCGGAGCGACTGGCCGCTGGCTACGGCGCGACCGGCAGCGGTCGCCCTCACGTGGGAGCGACGCGGCGCGGCAGCCACGCCGCTCATCGTCGCGCTCGACCCGCTGCAGGCGGGTGCGCCATGAGTCCCGCGCGTCCTCGAAACGCGGAGCGCCGCACGCGGCGTGGCATGGCACTCCTGGCGGCGCTGGCGACCATCGCGGTGCTTGCGACGATCACGGCAATGGCCTCGCGCGGCGCCCGCAGCAGTGCGGCCGTAGTACACAACGCGCGCGCGGATGCCGTCGCCCGGGCGATGGCCGAAAGCGGCGTGCTCGCCGCCGTGGACCGCATCGAGGGGGTGCTGGGCGCGGCACGCGACTCGGCGCAGCGGCAGGCGGCTTTCGATGCGCTGCTCGCCGCGCCGCGAATCGGCACTGGCAATGGCAATGGCAATGGCGACGCGCCGTTCGTGCAGGACTCGCTCGACGATGGCGT
Protein-coding regions in this window:
- a CDS encoding prepilin-type N-terminal cleavage/methylation domain-containing protein; its protein translation is MRGRSGSGAAPPRAGFTLVELMIALTLTAIAATIAGTAVSAARRTEQVVLTHRHGEEADLRARALLQDMLRHAPAAALADAPLLAVRGTPDDPTLVFLSRGVTAPFGTGVIWQVTVQRLGDSLRVDAVPTRDTGAPSLRMAVGGITSFQVRALEPATALDAARWRSDWPLATARPAAVALTWERRGAAATPLIVALDPLQAGAP